A portion of the Burkholderia pseudomultivorans genome contains these proteins:
- a CDS encoding acyl-CoA dehydrogenase translates to MSYTAPVKDMLFVLKELAGIDAVAQLPGFEDAGYDTAQAVLEESAKFCGEVLAPLNVEGDRNPSSWKDGVVTATPGFREAFRQFVEGGWQGLQHPTDYDGQGLPKLIATPCIEMLNASNLSFALCPLLTDGAIEALLTAGTDEQKQRYVPKLISGEWTGTMNLTEPQAGSDLALVRSRAEPQGDGTYKVFGTKIFITWGEHDMADNIVHLVLARTPNAPEGVKGISLFIVPKFLVNEDGSLGARNDVHCVSIEHKLGIKASPTAVLQYGDHGGAVGYLVGEENRGLEYMFIMMNAARFGVGMQGIGVADRAYRKAAEFAKERVQSRPVDGSAKQSVTIIHHPDVRRMLGTMRALTEGARALAYVAAAHSDIAHRHSDEATRARHQAIYEYLVPVVKGWSTEMVNDVASLGVQVHGGMGFIEETGAAQYYRDARILAIYEGTTAIQANDLVGRKTLRDGGAVANALIAEIGDTVAALAKVDGAAAAAMKARLEQGAQALSSVVAYVVANAKQDPNAVFAGSVPYLKLAGVVLCGWQMGRALVAAAAQRANDPAFFDAKIAIAHCYAEHVLVQAGALAASVLGAKGGEGVLALTEDQF, encoded by the coding sequence ATGAGCTATACCGCCCCCGTCAAGGACATGCTGTTCGTGCTGAAGGAACTGGCCGGCATCGACGCCGTCGCGCAGCTGCCGGGTTTCGAGGATGCCGGGTACGACACCGCGCAGGCGGTGCTCGAAGAGTCCGCGAAATTCTGCGGCGAGGTGCTGGCGCCGCTGAACGTCGAGGGCGACCGCAATCCGAGCAGCTGGAAGGACGGCGTGGTGACCGCGACGCCCGGCTTCCGGGAGGCGTTCCGCCAGTTCGTCGAAGGCGGCTGGCAGGGGCTGCAGCATCCGACCGACTACGACGGCCAGGGGCTGCCGAAGCTGATCGCGACGCCGTGCATCGAGATGCTGAACGCGTCGAACCTGTCGTTCGCGCTGTGTCCGCTGCTGACCGACGGCGCGATCGAGGCGCTGCTGACGGCCGGCACCGACGAGCAGAAGCAGCGCTACGTGCCGAAGCTGATCTCGGGCGAATGGACGGGCACGATGAACCTGACCGAGCCGCAGGCCGGCTCGGACCTGGCGCTGGTGCGCTCGCGCGCGGAGCCGCAGGGCGACGGCACCTACAAGGTGTTCGGCACGAAGATCTTCATCACGTGGGGTGAGCACGACATGGCGGACAACATCGTCCACCTGGTGCTGGCGCGCACGCCGAACGCGCCGGAAGGCGTGAAGGGGATCTCGCTGTTCATCGTGCCGAAGTTCCTGGTCAACGAAGACGGTTCACTCGGCGCGCGCAACGACGTGCACTGCGTGTCGATCGAGCACAAGCTCGGGATCAAGGCGAGCCCGACGGCGGTGCTGCAGTATGGCGATCACGGCGGCGCGGTCGGCTATCTGGTCGGCGAGGAGAATCGCGGGCTCGAATACATGTTCATCATGATGAACGCGGCGCGCTTCGGCGTCGGGATGCAGGGGATCGGCGTGGCCGACCGCGCATACCGGAAGGCGGCCGAATTCGCGAAGGAGCGCGTGCAGAGCCGTCCGGTGGATGGTTCCGCGAAGCAGTCGGTGACGATCATCCATCACCCGGACGTGCGACGCATGCTGGGCACGATGCGTGCGCTGACCGAAGGCGCGCGCGCGCTGGCGTACGTCGCTGCCGCGCACAGCGACATCGCCCACCGCCATTCGGACGAGGCGACGCGGGCGCGTCATCAGGCAATCTACGAGTATCTGGTGCCGGTCGTGAAGGGCTGGAGCACGGAGATGGTGAACGATGTGGCAAGTCTCGGCGTGCAGGTGCACGGCGGGATGGGCTTCATCGAGGAAACGGGCGCGGCGCAGTACTATCGCGATGCGCGGATCCTGGCGATCTACGAAGGGACGACGGCGATCCAGGCGAACGACCTGGTGGGTCGCAAGACGCTGCGCGACGGCGGGGCCGTGGCGAACGCGCTGATCGCGGAGATCGGCGACACGGTGGCGGCGCTCGCCAAGGTGGACGGTGCCGCGGCCGCGGCGATGAAGGCGCGGCTGGAGCAGGGGGCGCAGGCGCTGTCGTCGGTGGTGGCGTACGTGGTGGCGAACGCGAAGCAGGATCCGAACGCGGTGTTCGCGGGCAGCGTGCCGTACCTGAAGCTCGCGGGCGTGGTGCTGTGCGGCTGGCAGATGGGGCGTGCGCTGGTGGCGGCGGCCGCGCAGCGGGCGAACGATCCGGCGTTCTTCGATGCGAAGATCGCGATCGCGCACTGCTACGCGGAGCACGTGCTCGTGCAGGCGGGCGCGCTGGCCGCGTCGGTGCTCGGCGCGAAGGGCGGCGAGGGCGTGCTCGCGTTGACGGAAGACCAGTTCTGA
- a CDS encoding electron transfer flavoprotein-ubiquinone oxidoreductase, producing the protein MTTQDLIAQFGPRESMEYDVVIVGGGPAGLSAAIRLKQLAAEKGAEIGVCVLEKGSEIGAHILSGAVMDPRAITELFPDWKERGAPLDVEVTEDRFLFLSEKSAVTTPNWALPDNFKNHGNYVISLGNVTRWLGQQAEALGVEIFPGFPAAEILYNDDGSVKGVATGNMGVGKDGEPTENFQLGMELHAKYTLFAEGCRGHLGRQLISKFKLDANADPQAYGIGIKELWEIDPAKHKPGLVIHTAGWPLKSDTYGGSFLYHMDNNQVVVGFVVGLGYTNPYLSPFEEFQRYKTHPSIRAFLEGGKRVSYGARAITAGGLLSLPKTVFPGGALIGDDAGFLNASRIKGSHAAIKTGMLAADAAFDAVQAGRQSDELNAYPDAFKQSWLYTELYRARNFKQWMAKGLYLGTLMVGIEQKVMGGNVPWTLHHKHADHEMLKPASQCEPIVYPKPDGKLTFDRLSSVFISNTNHEENQPAHLTLKDASVPVNVNLRTYAGPEARFCPAAVYEFVKNDDGSDRLVINAQNCVHCKTCDIKDPTQNIVWVTPEGGGGPNYPNM; encoded by the coding sequence TTGACCACACAGGACTTGATTGCGCAGTTTGGCCCGCGCGAATCGATGGAATACGACGTTGTGATCGTCGGCGGCGGCCCGGCCGGGCTGTCGGCCGCGATCCGGCTCAAGCAGCTGGCCGCCGAGAAAGGCGCCGAGATCGGCGTATGCGTGCTCGAGAAGGGCTCCGAGATCGGCGCGCACATCCTGTCGGGCGCGGTGATGGACCCGCGCGCGATCACCGAGCTGTTCCCCGACTGGAAGGAACGCGGCGCGCCTCTGGACGTCGAGGTGACGGAAGACCGCTTCCTGTTCCTGTCCGAGAAAAGCGCGGTCACCACGCCGAACTGGGCGCTGCCGGACAACTTCAAGAATCACGGCAACTACGTGATTTCGCTCGGCAACGTCACGCGCTGGCTGGGCCAGCAGGCCGAGGCGCTGGGCGTCGAGATCTTCCCCGGCTTTCCGGCCGCGGAAATTCTCTATAACGACGACGGCTCGGTGAAGGGCGTCGCCACCGGCAACATGGGCGTGGGCAAGGACGGCGAGCCGACCGAGAACTTCCAGCTCGGCATGGAACTGCACGCGAAGTACACGCTGTTCGCCGAAGGCTGCCGCGGCCATCTCGGCCGCCAGCTGATCTCGAAGTTCAAGCTCGACGCGAACGCCGATCCGCAGGCTTACGGGATCGGCATCAAGGAACTGTGGGAAATCGATCCGGCCAAGCACAAGCCGGGCCTCGTGATCCACACGGCCGGCTGGCCGCTGAAGTCCGATACCTACGGCGGCTCGTTCCTGTATCACATGGACAACAACCAGGTCGTGGTCGGCTTCGTGGTCGGCCTCGGCTATACGAACCCGTACCTGTCGCCGTTCGAGGAGTTCCAGCGCTACAAGACGCATCCGTCGATCCGCGCGTTCCTCGAAGGCGGCAAGCGCGTGTCGTACGGTGCGCGCGCGATCACCGCGGGCGGCCTGCTGTCGCTGCCGAAGACGGTGTTCCCGGGCGGCGCGCTGATCGGCGACGACGCGGGCTTCCTGAACGCGTCGCGGATCAAGGGCAGCCATGCGGCGATCAAGACCGGCATGCTGGCCGCGGACGCCGCGTTCGACGCGGTGCAGGCCGGCCGGCAGTCGGACGAACTGAACGCCTACCCGGACGCGTTCAAGCAGTCGTGGCTGTACACGGAGCTGTACCGCGCGCGCAACTTCAAGCAGTGGATGGCCAAGGGCCTGTACCTCGGCACGCTGATGGTCGGCATCGAGCAGAAGGTGATGGGCGGCAACGTGCCGTGGACGCTGCACCACAAGCATGCGGACCACGAGATGCTGAAGCCGGCGTCGCAGTGCGAGCCGATCGTGTATCCGAAGCCGGACGGCAAGCTGACGTTCGATCGCCTCTCGTCGGTGTTCATCTCGAACACGAACCACGAGGAGAACCAGCCGGCGCACCTGACGCTGAAGGATGCGAGCGTGCCGGTGAACGTGAACCTGCGCACCTACGCGGGGCCGGAGGCGCGGTTCTGCCCGGCGGCCGTGTACGAGTTCGTGAAGAACGACGACGGCAGCGACCGTCTGGTGATCAACGCGCAGAACTGCGTGCACTGCAAGACCTGCGACATCAAGGACCCGACGCAGAACATCGTGTGGGTCACGCCGGAAGGCGGCGGCGGGCCGAATTACCCGAACATGTAA
- the bktB gene encoding beta-ketothiolase BktB: MNNAAKEVVVVSGVRTAIGDFGGSLKDFSPTDLGAKVVREVLSRANVSGDAVGHVVFGHVVNTEPKDMYLARVAAINGGVAQHTPALTVNRLCGSGLQAIVSAAQTILLGDADVAIGGGAESMTRAPYSVPAARFGQRMGDAKLVDMMLGALHDPFQTIHMGVTAENVAAKYGISRDAQDALALESHRRAARAIAEGRFKDQILPIAIRTKKGEVAFDTDEHVRLEASADDFTKLKPVFVKENGTVTAGNASGINDAAAAVLMMSADAARAQGVKPLARLVSYAHAGVDPAYMGIGPVPATQKALERAGLKVADLDVIEANEAFAAQACAVTQELGLDPAKVNPNGSGISLGHPIGATGALITVKALYELKRIGGRYALVTMCIGGGQGIAAIFENLQ; this comes from the coding sequence ATGAACAATGCAGCGAAGGAAGTCGTGGTGGTGAGCGGTGTGCGTACCGCGATCGGCGATTTCGGCGGAAGCCTGAAGGATTTCTCGCCGACCGATCTCGGTGCGAAGGTCGTGCGCGAAGTGCTGTCGCGTGCGAACGTGTCGGGCGATGCGGTCGGGCACGTCGTGTTCGGCCATGTCGTGAACACCGAGCCGAAGGACATGTATCTCGCGCGCGTCGCGGCGATCAACGGTGGCGTCGCGCAGCACACGCCGGCGCTGACCGTGAACCGCCTGTGCGGCTCGGGCCTGCAGGCGATCGTATCGGCCGCGCAGACGATCCTGCTCGGCGACGCCGACGTCGCGATCGGCGGCGGCGCGGAAAGCATGACCCGCGCGCCGTACAGCGTGCCGGCCGCGCGCTTCGGCCAGCGCATGGGCGATGCGAAGCTCGTCGACATGATGCTCGGCGCGCTGCACGATCCGTTCCAGACGATTCACATGGGCGTGACGGCCGAGAACGTCGCCGCGAAGTACGGAATCTCGCGCGACGCGCAGGATGCGCTCGCGCTCGAATCGCACCGCCGCGCGGCGCGTGCGATCGCCGAAGGACGCTTCAAGGATCAGATCCTGCCGATCGCGATCCGCACGAAGAAGGGCGAGGTCGCGTTCGATACCGACGAGCACGTGCGCCTGGAAGCCAGCGCGGACGATTTCACGAAGCTGAAACCCGTGTTCGTGAAGGAGAACGGCACGGTCACGGCCGGCAACGCCTCGGGCATCAACGACGCGGCCGCGGCCGTGCTGATGATGAGCGCGGATGCCGCGCGTGCGCAGGGCGTGAAGCCGCTCGCGCGCCTCGTGTCGTATGCGCATGCGGGCGTCGATCCGGCCTATATGGGCATCGGTCCGGTGCCGGCGACGCAGAAGGCGCTCGAACGCGCGGGGCTGAAGGTTGCCGATCTCGACGTGATCGAGGCGAACGAAGCGTTTGCCGCGCAGGCCTGCGCGGTGACGCAGGAACTCGGCCTCGATCCGGCGAAGGTCAACCCGAACGGCTCGGGCATTTCGCTCGGCCACCCGATCGGCGCGACCGGCGCATTGATCACGGTCAAGGCGCTCTACGAACTGAAGCGCATCGGCGGACGTTACGCGCTCGTGACGATGTGTATCG